Within Cydia fagiglandana chromosome 10, ilCydFagi1.1, whole genome shotgun sequence, the genomic segment atcgtttagcaaaaaaaaaaataattaactcccttgcggcggtatggcggccatttggaaccgtccgaagagtatggcatggtgatgtccatgaatggctgttcgacgatgatcacctgtgcaaaaattagcttggcacaaatggttgaattgtttttttttaaattaatgtgttcgcctcagtatggcgggctgtaagtcacaccggagaagtatggcattacgctaccgcctacttcttttttatggactatcggaaaatacgaggatttttgtggaacaaatcgttcgacactcgtattttatccgacacgttcgactaacgcccacgcgattgggccgccggtaccagcgctatgaccatcatttttctttccttcattacatgcttagacccctgacgaaccgccatactggtacaaatgatccagtaaaatgtgtcactatctcccggtctaataAGATAATTCATGTATTTTCTATGAATAAGTAGGATAAGTAGGTAGAATACGTTACTATAGAAATCTCAGTCAAATACTTCTTGTATTTTTTAACTCGAATATTAATTTACTCAAACACGCATTTAGCTGTGTGCATGTTTGTATTAATTCACCACACACTTCGCACAGAGTTTACAAGCTGAACTAGATGGCGCTATAAGACGCCATGTTTTGTAGTAGCCGAAATGTATATAAAATGTCAACAATTGACAACCcaaggtaccatcgcccacactgttaactctacatcggtggaccttatgccttttgtaataaggtcgaCCATATAGAATGATTGACAGTTAGGAGTGATGCTGTTTGTACCACGTAACCATCACTAGCTCAGAAATTCGAAAAACCAATATTTTGAAGACTACACCTCTTActattaattagtttaattattcGTTGATTTTAACTTTATCTATACAAATAGATGTCTAATGTCACTAGGTCGGGCTACTCGATCTGATCGAGTTGGCTCGTGAGCCaacccggtatccattgcgcgcggctgcctcgcgagccaatgttcgatagtttgccgcgcaatatggagacaggccttcatattaataatttcaTAATATTGTATATCGCCTGAACAACCTTCTAAATACCAAAAGGTACATTCTTGCTATGTACAAAGTAAGCTTTACCACGCGATCCAAGGGGGTTGGTTCATTTTGCTAATAGGTACGTGCGTCATATTGACGGGCAGGTTGATGACCGCGTGGTTCCTCTTGAGCCGGCGCAGCGTTCGCAGGATGGTGGCGCCACTGCGGCCGAGCAGGAAACCTGCAGGGATGTTTACTTCTGTATCCATCCtgaaaattaaaacattatatttaagtaattgtACTTGTGACATAATCATGTGACTGACACCGATGGCCAACTTGAAGCGCGAGCAGTAAGTAATCACTTTGTTAAACACAAAATAGGTTTTATTATTCtttaaacatatttaattatgtacaatacagtacatagtacatataatattagtatgggcAGAGATTCATCGATTGTGTAAAATGTGTTAAATCTAAGACAATTTCATGCTTTGAATTGCTAAACGGCACACGGCACTGTGCAATATGCGGTAACTCTGGTTATCAGAATTAACCTATCCAGTTACCACAAAACATGGTGCAGTATATACTGCCAACTTTATCCCAGATTACATCCCTTCTACGATCAATAAGTAACTCTTTCAACACTCTTGTATGGGTGTCCCACCCACCTGTCATCCACCATTTCAATGAGATGGTCCATTGAGTCCTCCCACTTGTCCACAGACTCCGTGATGATCATCGCTCTGGCACCAGCCTGCTGGGCCTTCACAGTCTTGAATACGAATGAACATTCACTGTAAGTAATAACAAAACTTgtgaaaaaacaaaaaaatgtatatttataaaaaaaataatgtaaattttGGTAATTCTCCGATAATTTTTGGCATATTCATTTTTACCGCATTGTTTTATTTGGTTGTAATCAACAAACAGACCAATTTTCAGTACCTACCCTCTCTCAGACAACGCAATATGGCCGGTAAGCTCATCAGTATTCAAAATATCTGAGCAACTATGGATGGGGACAGTTGGCACTAAACGGGCTTTTTCGAAGTGAAAGCTCTGGTTCTGAAATCAAAAGATGTCACATGTCAACAAATAAGAATATAAgagttaatttaaaaagtaaaatttatatttaacatACAAAGAAGGAAGTCAAGGAATGAGAGGTGACTTGTTgtgacaagggggagggggAACTTGTGATGTCACTGTAACTTTGTATGTAATCCaacattgttttgttttatttcattctctGTACTGTTAAATTACTCGTTTTTACAATGATACCCAATCGTTTTTATTCAtgtaattttattcataattggTTTTGTTCCTTTATATCATGttatattctctttatttatttttcttcttaagttaggttaattataatatgaatataaaagtaaaatataaaaacacttacaaaacaataaaaaaaattataaacacattataaaaaacctaacctagggtgccgccggcagcggggcagggcccaagctgccggtggtcagggccgcagagtgaggaatcgacgtactatacgcgccatgtccaaaattaccgccttctgcatctgacccttgatccaaccacctagcgagagtctctctaggtgttggtcgagactcttcgctatgagaccgttcacTGACAcaactataggaacaatgatcgtcgagtcaacatcccacaaggcggttatctcgtgagctaagtctaggtacttgctggacttgtccttctcggccttcacgagattctcatcatgggggatggtgacgtcgacgagcacggcccggcgctgcgatcgatctatcagcacgatgtcaggcttattggctacaatagtcctggcagtgatgatagatcgatcccaatagagcgtggcacgaccattttcgagaactggcgcaggtgagtacttgtagtaggcacttcacggtccacaaggccgtataggagggcaagttgctactgaataattctggctacgagattatgtctgtgcaagtactcgccgttagcaagatgagaacaaccggagataatatgcctgagtgactctccgggacagcggcatgcccgacaaatgtcgaccgtaccgtccttcaggatatatctccggtagttatttgtcatgataacttcgtccgcaattgcacaggcaaaaccctcggtttctctGAAGAGGTCCCCGTcatgttatattattattatgttattacacttattactttaattgcttttatcataaatattttttatgaaattaataataccttatatttGAATTGCAGATTTTGTTGATTTGTGCTGATATAACATCCATGATCCTTCCTAGAGGCCGTGGCACCAGTCACAAATGCTAAAGATGCTGGtccaaataatttatttcacttTCTAATTTATATAGCAAAACACTCAAGTTTTTCTACATTCAAAATCACAATTCAAAAAATTTACTAACTCGTAAAACCTGTCTCAATAAATACTTTTTACTTCGTGAAACAGTTCTAAGCATATGAATAGCAAAACTTACAAAAGGAGCACCAAAATCTTTAGCTGGCCGAATCCGAAAGGAGTAGCTCAACTCAGGGGGGTCCACAATCTCGAAGAAAACATCTCCAGCAATGATGTCAGCCGTTGAAGAGCCGTCATAGAAATGGAGATCATTtgcttaaatataaaaatagcagttatgtggtttttttttcattctttAACCCATCAACTCCCACCGTCGTTACGCGATTTCACAGAAAATGTATAGAAAATTAAACCTCAGTGGATTGGAGGTTTTTCAAAGTGTGAAATAAGACAGTTGATAAGATAAAATCCTTCTTAATTAAAACAACTGCAACGAAATAAGAATATCTTACCACCAGGTGAAACATATGAAGTACACATCAGCAATAACAATAAATGTAACATGGTGAAGGACTTAAATAAAGTCAACATATTAAGAAACAGCATTGCCGATTGTTCTTTGAAAcataattatgatttatgatattCCAAGAATCATTCGCAATTGAGAAAAATAGACTGGTTAAATTCTTCGCCTACTTAGCCAAATTGCCACTTATACGGACTGACATGACATAAGCAAGCTgtatttttctatatttttgCGTGGCCACCGTAGAGTCCAAACAATGGTAGCGGATTTCAAATTATAAATGACtcttttcattatatttttaacTACGTTGACGTTATATTTATTGTTGATTTTTGACATAAACATGTTGAAGCAATTAAAATATTGTTCATTATCaagtaaatattttaatgaCAAATTAAATCTAGCGCAGCGGATCAGCATTGCTATACAACGTGGGCACGGCGATTTGGGGCAAATTTTCTAttcatagtttatttttaagcttagtttttaattttagtttatattttcaATCAAATCTATTATAGGTAATACGGACCGTTATTTTGCACTCAGTGATTGGACTGCCAAGTGCCAAGTGTCAACGTCATACAAGTGTCAAAAAAGGTaagaaacaaaaacaaaacaaaacctcAAAACTGCGTGGTATTTAGTTTGATTCCTTGTTTCACAAGTTTATAAAGCAAAGGATTTACCATGGATATTCCTAGCGCAAGTATTTTTTGTAACTATATTGTTgtcagataaaaaaatatttgcatttaatttaatgtacacAAATTCAACATTCCAACACATTTGTCAATAAAAAGTTTTTCCACTATGAAAATCTATACCTATTGTTAAAACTGGCCATCAGGTAACATATAATTTTCCAATGTTATTTTGACCGACGTCATTAAAATAGTTCTGTAGGAATATTTGGTTTATCAGGTTATTGTCTTGTGgttaaatatagatggtcaagcaaatcttgtcaatagaaaaaggcgagaaattcaaattttctatgggacgatatcctttcgcgcctacatttttcaaatttgccgccttttctacaatctgcttgacccagtatatttacaaaattaaatataccttttatagtGAGTTTATAGACATAAGGACCACCTTGCATGGTACAgtaattttatttcacaaatCAACAATTCATTTGATTATATCCTTCTTGTCcactacttacataattatttgaaACAAAATCCCAGTAGCACCGactgtggttattttttattaacttgtatCTGATACACAtacattgtttttaatttcaGGTACCTCTTGAAGGCCCCGCCGTAAAGTTCAGGCGCACCCAGGCTGCGCGCCTGCGGCAGCAGCATAAACTACtgttacatacatacaaatgtCAGAAAGAAGAGACACGCGCGCAGGCCAAAGGCCAGAGCTGGCGGTGTCGAGTCATGGGCTGTCAGAAAATGAAGGGATTTCTTAACCATATGGTGTCTTGTCCAGTGGGTATATTGTCACTTTGGTTAGAGAGGTTATTATGTTGTATCCCTTcatttattaaaaatgtattgtatttatttatttatttattttaaactttattgcacatacaaaaagtacaacaggcggacttaatgccggtataggcattctctacccgtcaaccatagggcgaaacagaaaagcgtccatgtgggtgcagtgagaaataaacagaaaaaaaaacgtaacttttgagCGAATAATTTTGTATCCAATTTGGATACATTTAAACATCCGAGTTAACAATATAAAATTCTCTACTCTACAATGACTTTTTGTTTGCATGAACAGTTCTCTGTTTCTGGTTCTGTTCTCAAAATTTATCTATTATCTCTGCAGGCTGACAAGAAATGTTCTTGGCCATCTGGGTGTTCGTCTTTAAGAAAACTAATGCAGCATTATTCAAAGTGCACAAAAGAATACTGCCCAGCTTGTACACAGAAGACAGAGTGGCAAATGACTGTAACAGAAGAAGAAAGAAGTGAAATTGTTGACCTACTGTAAGTTCTTTATCTTCTCATTCTCAAATGACATCAACTTATCTCATGTGGTTGTAACCAGAGACATATTATAGTAAACCATAGTTTAGACTTACCCTTGGTGCCTAGAATTTTACACACTATAGGAAAGATTACGATTttatatataagtacatatttacagTGAGCAAAACTATTAACTTAGCAACCCTTCATACAGATATGTATACTTTGCTGAGTGTGCAGAGTTATGTATACTTGggtaataattatatttgggTTGTGTGTTCCACAGTACTGCCTTCATAACTTTAATATCAGAAGAGTGGTATCTCAAAAGAAACagttttgaaaatggaattttaagATATTACTTATAGTATAAATTGAGGGTAGAAGTTATGGCTATGGAGGGCTGTATATGAAAAAGTTGCCatcaaaaaaaacattaatatgtGGTGCCACAATACCTagattcttcttcctggcgttatcccggcattttgccacggctcatgggagcctgggttccgcttgacaactaatcccatgatttgacgtaggcactagtttttacgaaagcgtctaccatctgaccttccaacccagaggggaaactaggctttattgggattagtccggtttcctcacgatgttttccttcaccgaaaagcgactggcaaatatcaaatgatatttcgtacataagttccgaaaaactcattggtacgagccggggtttgaacccgcgacctccggattgaaagtcgcacgctcttaccgctaggccaccagcgcccacaatacgagtaggtacctagattATTTGATAATTTCGAATCATTGACAGCACAGTTCACTCCATAAGCCAAGTTCATAGCTACTCCAGCGCCACTCAGGAGAGATTTGGAACTGTTATTTATAGCTGACATCTGGACACTTTTTGCAACTGTTCTCCCATAAGAGACTTTTCTTTTTACCTCTCCCtgcataatataattaatatagaaTTTATGGTAATGTAATTTACATTGAATTTTGATTTGAGATACCACTTATTGACTTAACAGGGTAGAGTAACGCCATAAATACTGGGGTGAATTCGACTGATGATGTGTCAATTGATTTGTTTATATGTCGCGGATGATATAGGCTTGGCCACGTTTTTTACCATCTTtggaagtatttttttttagcaaaaagACCATAGTGGAGTGAAAATCTCTCAAACATTTTGTTTAATGTTGATACTAGTGCAATAtgtgcaaatgtcaaatattGGTGTCACAAGACAAACTAGTGCGATACATACAGATGTCAAATATTGGTGTCACAAGCCATACAAGTGCGACAGACGCAAATCTCAAATATTGGCGTCACAAGCCATACTACAGCGAAATATGTAATGAAAACAGACACAATACAAGACATGAGCATGAGCACGTCACCAGCCTTTCTTAACTTCGTTCCAACCGAGTGTTACACTCACcacttttttaacattttttttctttttttttacagtGTGAATATGGTTCCAAGTTCAGCTACGTTCTTTACGATGTGGTTTTTGAAGAGTCGCTCCAGCTTTCCTAATGAATCATACATGAAGGTAACGGAACGCTTCGCCTACATCACTGCCAAAAACAGGGACGAGTACTTCCGCTTGCTGGCTACGCACAAATTGGACATAGAAATGGAGATAATGGAAATAGAGAAGGAACTAAAAAAGAGACAAAATGTACAAGATGTACATAGTGCGTCAGAAGAGCCCGACATTCTTGAGCCATTATGAAACATATGTTAGAAGACGCTCATTTTGgtgttatattttttgttagtACTCAGTAAGAATTTGTAAATAAATCATTAAGAATCCACTGTTTTGGTTTTGtggttatttatttcattcagtGAAACGATCGTCACATTATTGGAGCTTTAATATAAACCTTTATAATAGCGAATAACCGATTTTTGCAACCTTTGACGTTGAGTATataggtatagttcgttttgt encodes:
- the LOC134668220 gene encoding PRADC1-like protein, whose protein sequence is MLFLNMLTLFKSFTMLHLLLLLMCTSYVSPGANDLHFYDGSSTADIIAGDVFFEIVDPPELSYSFRIRPAKDFGAPFNQSFHFEKARLVPTVPIHSCSDILNTDELTGHIALSERGECSFVFKTVKAQQAGARAMIITESVDKWEDSMDHLIEMVDDRMDTEVNIPAGFLLGRSGATILRTLRRLKRNHAVINLPVNMTHVPISKMNQPPWIAW
- the LOC134668221 gene encoding uncharacterized protein LOC134668221: MGCQKMKGFLNHMVSCPADKKCSWPSGCSSLRKLMQHYSKCTKEYCPACTQKTEWQMTVTEEERSEIVDLLVNMVPSSATFFTMWFLKSRSSFPNESYMKVTERFAYITAKNRDEYFRLLATHKLDIEMEIMEIEKELKKRQNVQDVHSASEEPDILEPL